In Acropora muricata isolate sample 2 unplaced genomic scaffold, ASM3666990v1 scaffold_505, whole genome shotgun sequence, the genomic window aaaatgctctaaaaagccataaccagacacaaacttaggaacgattattagttagtagttgtttaaaaaaggccaagacttacaaatggtcctgtctttgatcacagcaaagagaaaggaccgacactcgtttggttgctgtttttgtaatccgaggatatcttgcctttctgaggccatccagatctagctttaccctatagtgtttgctaagaggttgatctgttagtctgttgaagtattttgttaaaaattgattgtgatttatcaaaagatagttgttttttttttattacatgattgacttgccatcttgtttcagaagagaagttttgttttgtcaagcgagcatgaaaatcaaaatgtcgccactatcggtacactgttagatcaactcatgttaagctgtaaataagaacgtcttgctcgcttttcacagtgtctgccacgtacttgatagagataagacgagaagcttaaggaataaaatgctctaaaacgccataaacagccacaaacttaggaacgattattagttagtacttgtttaaaaaaggccaagatttacaaatggtcctgtctttgatcacagcaaagagaaaggaccgacactcgtttggttgctgtctttgtaatccgtggatatcttgcctttctgaggccatccagatcagcctttaccctatagtgtttgctaagagattgatctgttagtctgttgacgtattttgttaaaaattgatcgtgatttatcaaaagatagttgttgttttttattacatgattgacttgcttcggttgttttagaagagaagctttgttttgtcaagcgagcatgaaaatcaaaatgtcgccactatcggtacactgttagatcaactcatgttaagctgtaaataagaacgtcttgctcgcttttcacagtgtgtgccacgtacttgatagagataagacgagaagcttaggaaataaaatgctctaaaaagccataaccagacacaaacttaggaacgataatcagttagtagttgtttaaaaaaggccaagacttacaaatggtcctgtctttgatcacagcaaagagaaaggaccgacactcgtttggttgctgtctttgtaatccgtggatatcttgcctttctgaggccatccagatctagctttaccctatagtgtttgctaagaggttgatctgttagtctgttgaagtattttgttaaaaattgatcgtgatttatcaaaagatagttgttgttttttattacatgattgacttgcttcggttgtttcggaacagaagttttgttttgtcaagcgagcatgaaaatcaaaatgtcgccactatcggtacactgttagatcaactcatgttaagctgtaaataagaacgtcttgctcgcttttcacagtgtctgccacgtacttgatagatataagacgagaagcttattgaataaaatgctctaaaaagccataaccagacacaaacttaggaacgattattagttagtagttgtttaaaaaaggccaagacttacaaatggtcctgtctttgatcacagcaaagagaaaggaccgacactcgtttggttgctgtttttgtaatccgtggatatcttgcctttctgaggccatccagatctagctttaccctatagtgtttgctaagaggttgatctgtttgtctgttgaagtattttgttaaaaattgattgtgatttatcaaaagatagttgttttttttttattacatgattgacttgccatcttgtttcagaagagaagttttgttttgtcaagcgagcatgaaaatcaaaatgtcgccactatcggtacactgttagatcaactcatgttaagctgtaaataagaacgtcttgctcgcttttcacagtgtctgccacgtacttgatagagataagacgagaagcctaaggaataaaatgctctaaaacgccataaacagccacaaacttaggaacgattattattTAGTACTTGttttaaaaaggccaagatttacaaatggtcctgtctttgatcacagcaaagagaaaggaccgacactcgtttggttgctgtctttgtaatccgtggatatcttgcctttctgaggccatccagatctagctttaccctatagtgtttgctaagaggttgatctgttagtctgttgacgtattttgttaaaaattgatcgtgatttatcaaaagatagttgttgttttttattacatgattgacttgcttcggttgttttagaagagaagctttgttttgtcaagcgagcatgaaaatcaaaatgtcgccactatcggtacactgttagatcaactcatgttaagctgtaaataagaacgtcttgctcgcttttcacagtgtctgccacgtacttgatagatataagacgagaagcttagggaataaaatgctctaaaaagccataaccagacacaaacttaggaacgattattagttagtagttgtttaaaaaaaaccaagacttacaaatggtcctgtctttgatcacagcaaagagaaaggaccgacactcgtttggttgctgtttttgtaatccgtggatatcttgcctttctgaggccatccagatctagctttaccctatagtgtttgctaagaggttgatctgtttgtctgttgaagtattttgttaaaaattgattgtgatttatcaaaagatagttgttttttttttattacatgattgacttgcacggttttttcagaagagaagttttgttttgtcaagcgagcatgaaaatcaaaatgtcctcactatcggtacactgttagatcaactcatgttaagctgtaaataagaacgtcttgctcgcctttcacagtgtctgccacgtacttgatagatataagacgagaaatttaaagaataaaatgctctaaaacgccataaacagccacaaacttaggaacgattattagttagtacttgtttaaaaaaggccaagatttacaaatggtcctgtctttgatcacagcaaagagaaaggaccgacactcgtttggttgctgtctttgtaatccgtggatatcttgcctttctgaggccatccagatctagctttaccctatagtgtttgctaagagattgatctgttagtctgttgacgtattttgttaaaaattgatcgtgatttatcaaaagatagttgttgtttttgattacatgattgacttgcttcggttgttttagaagagaagctttgttttgtcaagcgagcatgaaaatcaaaatgtcgccactatcggtacactgttagatcaactaatgttaagctgtaaataagaacatcttactcgcttttcacagtgtatgcaacgtacttgatagagataagacgagaagcttaggaaataaaatgctctaaaaaggccataaccggacacaaacttaggaatgatgatcagttagtagttgtttaaaaaaggccaagatttacaaatggtcctgtctttgatgacagcaaagagaaaggaccgacactcgtttggttgctgtctttgtaatccgtgaatatcttgcctttctgaggccatccagatctagcttcaccctatagtgtttgctaagaggttgatctgttagtctgttgaagtattttgttaaaaattgatcgtgatttatcaaaagatagttgttgttttttattacatgattgacttgcttcggttgttttagaagagaagttttgttttgtcaagcgagcatgaaaatcaaaatgtcgccactatcggtacactgttagatcaactcatgttaagctgtaaataagaacgtcttgctcgcttttcacagtgtctgccacgtacttgatagatataagacgagcagcttagggaataaaatgctctaaaaagccataatcagacacaaacttaggaacgattatcagttagtagttgtttaaaaaaggccaagatttacaaacggtcctgtctttgatgacagcaaagagaaaggaccgacactcgtttggttgctgtctttgtaatccgtggatatcttgcctttctgaggccatccagatctagctttaccctatagtgtttgctaagaggttgatctgttagtctgttgaagtattttgttaaaaattgattgtgatttatcaaaagatagttgttgttttttattacatgattgacttgcttcggttgttttagaagagaaggtttgttttgtcaagcgagcatgaaaatcaaaatgtcgccactatcggtacactgttagatcaactcatgttaaactgtaaataagaacgtcttgctcgcttttcacagtgtctgccgcGTACTTGATAgctataagacgagaagcttagggaataaaatgctctaaaaagccataaccagacacaaacttaggaacgattattagttagtagttgtttaaaaaaggccaagatttacaaatggtcctgtctttgatcacagcaaagagaaaggaccgacactcgtttggttgctgtctttgtaatccgtggatatcttgcctttctgaggccatccagatctagctttaccctatagtgtttgctaagaggttgatctgttagtctgttgaagtattttgttaaaaattgatcgtgatttatcaaaagatagttgttgttttttattacatgattgacttgcttcggttgttttagaagagaaggtttgttttgtcaagcgagcatgaaaatcaaaatgtcgccactatcggtacactgttagatcaactcatgttaagctgtaaataagaacgtcttgctcgcttttcacagtgtgtgccacgtacttgatagatataagacgagaagcttagggaataaaatgctctaaaaagctataatcagacacaaacttaggaacgattatcaGTTAGTAgctgtttaaaaaaggccaagatttacaaatggtcctgtctttgatgacagcaaagagaaaggaccgacactcgtttggttgctgtctttgtaatccgtgaatatcttgcctttctgaggccatccagatctagcttcacctatagtgtttgctaagaggttgatctgtttgtctgttgaagtattttgttaaaaattgatcgcgattgatcaaaagatagttgtttttttttattacatgattgacttgcacggttgtttcagaagagaagttttgttttgtcaagcgagcatgaaaatcaaaatgtcgccactatcggtacactgttagatcaactcatgttaagctgtaaataagaacgtcttgctcgcttttcacagtgtctgccacgtacttgatagagataagacgagaagcttaaggaataaaatgctctaaaacgccataaacagccacaaacttaggaacgattattagttagtagttgtttaaaaaaggccaagacttacaaatggtcctgtctttgatgacagcaaagagaaaggaccgacactcgtttggttgctgtctttgtaatccgtggatatcttgcctttctgaggccatccagatctagctttaccctatagtgtttgctaagaggttgatctgttagtctgttgaagtattttgttaaaaattgatcgtgatttatcaaaagatagttgttgttttttattacatgattgacttgcttcggttgttttagaagagaaggtttgttttgtcaagcgagcatgaaaatcaaaatgtcgccactatcggtacactgttagatcaactcatgttaaactgtaaataagaacgtcttgctcgcttttcacagtgtctgccgcgtacttgatagagataagacgagaagcttagggaataaaatgctctaaaaagccataaccagacacaaacttaggaacgattattagttagtagttgtttaaaaaaggccaagacttacaaatggtcctgtctttgatcacagcaaagagaaaggaccgacactcgtttggttgctgtctttgtaatccgtggatatcttgcctttctgaggccatccagatctagctttaccctatagtgtttgctaagaggttgatctgttagtctgttgaagtattttgttaaaaattgatcgtgatttatcaaaagatagttgttgtttttttttactacatgattgacttgcacggttgtttcagaagagaagttttgttttgtcaagcgagcatgaaaatcaaaatgtcgccactatcggtacactgttagatcaattaatgttaagctgtaaataagaacatctttctcgcttttcacagtgtatgccacgtacttgatagagataagacgagaagcttaggaaataaaatgctctaaaaaggccataaccggacacaaacttaggaatgatgatcagttagtagttgtttaaaaaaggccaagatttacaaatggtcctgtctttgatgacagcaaagagaaaggaccgacactcgtttggttgctgtctttgtaatccgtgaatatcttgcctttctgaggccatccagatctagcttcacctatagtgtttgctaagaggttgatctgttagtctgttgacgtattttgttaaaaattgatcgtgatttatcaaaagatagttgttgtttttgattacatgattgacttgcttcggttgttttagaagagaagctttgttttgtcaagcgagcatgaaaatcaaaatgtcgccactatcggtacactgttagatcaactcatgttaagctgtaaataagaacatcttattcgcttttcacagtgtatgcaacgtacttgatagagataagacgagaagcttaggaaataaaatgctctaaaaaggccataaccggacacaaacttaggaatgatcatcagttagtagttgtttaaaaaaggccaagatttacaaatggtcctgtctttgatgacagcaaagagaaaggaccgacactcgtttggttgctgtctttgtaatccgtgaatatcttgcctttctgaggccatccagatctagctttaccctatagtgtttgctaagaggttgatctgtttgtctgttgaagtattttgttaaaaattgattgtgatttattaaaagatagttgtttttttttttttattacatgattgacttgccatcttgtttcagaagagaagttttgttttgtcaagcgagcatgaaaatcaaaatgtcgccactatcggtacactgttagatcaactcatgttaagctgtaaataagaacgtcttgctcgcttttcacagtgtctgccacgtacttgatagagataagacgagaagcctaaggaataaaatgctctaaaacgccataaacagccacaaacttaggaacgattattattTAGTACTTGttttaaaaaggccaagatttacaaatggtcctgtctttgatcacagcaaagagaaaggaccgacactcgtttggttgctgtctttgtaatccgtggatatcttgcctttctgaggccatccagatctagctttaccctatagtgtttgctaagaggttgatctgttagtctgttgaagtattttgttaaaaattgatcgtgatttatcaaaagatagttgttgttttttattacatgattgacttgcttcggttgtttcggaacagaagttttgttttgtcaagcgagcatgaaaatcaaaatgtcgccactatcgttacactgttagatcaattaatgttaagctgtaaataagaacattttactcgcttttcacagtgtgtgccacgtacttgatagagataagacgagaagcttaggaaataaaatgctctaaaaagccataaccagacacaaacttaggaacgataatcagttagtagttgtttaaaaaaggccaagatttacaaatggtcctgtctttgatgacagcaaagagaaaggaccgacactcgtttggttgctgtttttgtaatccgtggatatcttgcctttctgaggccatccagatctagctttaccctatagtgttttctaagaggttgatctgttagtctgttgaagtattttgttaaaaattgatcgtgatttatcaaaagatagttgttgttttttattaaatgattgacttgcttcggttgttttagaagagaagctttgttttgtcaagcgagcatgaaaatcaaaatgtcgccactgtcggtacactgttagatcaactcatgttaagctgtaaataagaacgtcttgctcgcttttcacagtgtctgccacttacttgatagatataagacgagaagcttattgaataaaatgctctaaaaagccataaccagacacaaacttaggaacgattattagttagtagttgtttaaaaaaggccaagacttacaaatggtcctgtctttgatcacagcaaagagaaaggaccgacactcgtttggttgctgtttttgtaatccgaggatatcttgcctttctgaggccatccagatctagctttaccctatagtgtttgctaagaggttgatctgttagtctgttgaagtattttgttaaaaattgattgtgatttatcaaaagatagttgttgttttttttttattacatgattgacttgccatcttgtttcagaagagaagttttgttttgtcaagcgagcatgaaaatcaaaatgtcgccactatcggtaccaCAGCATGAAATGATAAATTTACACTGTTGTAAAGATATATTAAAGGCAACTTAAACTCCTAATTTACACTGCTTTACTCTAACTTTACGTTAGCGTAAAGTTGAAGTTTAAGCCTCATTTATGTTTCTGTGTAAAGAATTGTAAAGGTGCCAATTTATGCTCACTTTAAATTAAACTGAAAGTGGTGTAAAGCTGTACTTTACTCTCCAGCTTAAAGGCATTTTCAGTTAAATACAGGAGCCCTTTAAGCATTGCTTAAAGATGTTTATACTTGTGTTTAGAGGACCTTTAAGACAACGTAAAGGTCATTATTCCAATGGAAACAAGTTCTTTAAAAAGCTTGGGTTAATTAAGGTGATTTTCAAGTTTATACATGTTCGAGACTCCCTCGATATTGCGGCGATAAAATGGACAGCGGTTTACACGCGCGATTTTGCAGCGCGACAAAATTTGCATCGAGATgttgcgacaaaaatcgcctgtgtgaACGGGCCTTAACTCGCAGACAGGTGTAATTGAATAGATGCACTGTAAAAAAGATTAATACGGTTTTTACCCTTGTATCTCGGGGCTTTCAGCTTGAAATAGAACCGTGCACTATTTTCCCGAGTAAGTAAGGCAGACCTGATTGTTCTCATGCTTGCAGTAATCTTTTTAAGTAATCTTTGCTCATTGCAGGTCCCCCAAAGTTAAAGAAATTGCCCCTGTACCAAAACCGTTCAATCACAACTGGAATGTCatcaattttttatttactgCAGAAACCAAACATCTCCTAAAATTATACTATAATCGTAACTGAACCAATCTAAAGGATTGACATCAAGGTACACGTATAAACATGGATATCTCGAGACTTTCctagttgaaaagaaaaaaaactttataGACATTTTCAGGCACTCATTTTAAATCAtctaaaattattataaatatacaTTAAAAATTGTCAGGAATAACTAGCCTAAGAATAAGCAAACTGTTACCACAACCGGTACCATTATAGATGAACCTAACAAAATAGCTAATTAATCAGATAAGCAATATTCTTCAAAACCTTTGATCCTCACTAAGGTATTCATCTAATGTCTGGAAAGTTAAgatgaattaaaaacaaaaacaggcaaTTCTTGCACTCTTTAAGAACAAACATACTATAGAGCATTGGTTGTAAATAACCTTGGGGCAAACAAAGTTTATCATCTGGTTTAAGCTAAATTTCTTACATTTCAACAATGTTCTGTCCTTGATTTGGATATGGGAAATGTGCAATGtacaaatgtatatatatatatatatagactaTATCCATTAGGCCTTATCATAAGTGATAAGGCCTAATTGATATAGCAATGATCATATGCATGTGCATTCTCACATGCGGTTCTGCCTCTCAACTCGAGGAGTACTAGAGGCAAGTGGCTTGCAACTCTCACTACTCGAGGACATCACTGTAGCTGAGGTGATCAACGCTCTCCTTGCTGTAGATGCTGGCCTCCTTACAGCCCAACCAACCAAATTTTGTGGGACTACTCTTTCTGAATCCTCAGAATGTGGAATTCTTGGAACGAGGCTGCGCCGTACTCTTGCCGACAAGGACCTTAAATAAATTTCGTCCAAGATTTTCTTTGCATCTGTTAATTTAGACCGCTCCCATGAAAGATGCTTCACTTTGTATGCAGCGAGCTCTGCTTCCTCCCTATCTGAATCACATTCATAACTGCTCTCATCTGAGCTGGTGTACTCCATTGTGAGGACCTGCCTTACTTCCTCTTTTGTCTCACTACACCAAGTAGTCTTTTCCAGAGCATTAATTCTGTGCTCAAGTTTCTGTGAGGCAACATGAAAGAGAAATAATAAGTACTGAATACACAAAAAATGATATTCTCTCATGTTTGCTTATTGTACTGtcgatgtttttgttttcaagttccTTTGAAAGTGCATGAAAATTGAGATTTGAAGATTAAATTCCTAAATACCTTTCATTTTGTTGGGATGCTAACTGTAGATATacatgtaaataaaatatttggggttaggtgcacttaaGAGAAATTAAAAGTGTACCGGTATATGACAgaattctcattttttattggtagCTTATCATGGTCTTCTAATAAGcacacaaaaaggaaaattaaataaAGAGTTGTCTTCATCTTGTTGTTGTCCTCTAAAACCATGAAACGTCATTTGCCCTGGGGTACAAAACCACTTACAAGGGGGACTGGGAATATGGGGCCTGTGACATCAGAACAGTAATGAAAATTCTAAACTGCCTTACATTTGAGAAAAAAGTTACTGTACGGATGACACAGACTCCATATCTCCAGTCCCCCAACCAGCATAGCTTTGTACCCCACTGGAAATGACATTTCATAGTATGCTTATTAGAAGAACATGAAGTTTCAatcagcaaataaaagaaattctcaTACAAATCAAGGAGCACATGCAGAATGTAGTGGCAAAGGACCTCTCATTTTTTTCTGGAAACACCCAAACACTATAGAATGAGGTACAGTTGTAAACTGTGCACTACTGGCGATAGACAGCACATTTACCCATGTATTTAGTTGTTCCAGAggttgaaaatttaaatttcaataCTTACAGCTCCCATCCTCCCGGTCCTTCTGCAAGTTGTCCTATGAGCATCCTCagtgtttttccttttcctctgGTTTGCATTAGAAAGGCTCTTATAATAGACATCACAACTTACTGACagggaaaaaaagggaaaaacttTTATCAATACTGCAAACATTTGTAAACATTATACAGAGACTCACATATGCAGCACTTGCAGACAATGAAAAAATTACAGTGATTACAAAAAGAGAGCCTGACTATCCCAGTGATCCTTAATCTAAGTTATGCTTTTCGACATCCATTCCTAGAGtacataataatattacaagTGAAGTCATAATACCCTGTAATACACTGTACAGTATACCTTTAAGTTGTGCACTTGTCCAAGGGCATTGTTCTTTTCCACCATAGTCATGATGTATAGCTTCAACCACACGGACAAACACGGCCTTGTTGACTGGATTCGTCATtctgaaaaacatgtcaaccACAGAGTTGTTCTTCAGTAGCAGGTCAACAAGAACTAAAAATGGGTTATGTATATACATTACACATGCTTGGTGAATTGAAATAAAACTACTGTACAGCACACCCTAATGTTTAGATACCAAGGTTTTCTTAACACCAAACCAATGTCAATATTATTCTCTGTCACCCGAACCTTCACTACAGCAATTGGAATGAGATCCTTTAAATGGCCTATATTATAGctgtacaataaaaaatttcttcactttGTTTTCCAACAATTACACTGAACATGAAATCCTGGCTCACCAAACATTTAATTTGAGAACAAGTGTTTGATGTAATAGTCTTAATAGTCTTTAATTGTCTTGATTTAATGAGCTCGTATGAGGAAAAAGAATATCAAGGACTCAATTGGAATGAAAATGCTTCGtgcatgaaaggaaaaaaagtgaCAGTTTGTTCATAGAGAAGCACTTTACACAACtgaaatgacaacaacaaattCTGCTCTAATGCCATACAATTTTCTCAACTGAGTCTGCCTTAGGCCATTCTTGGAATCACACAAAACACCATGTGCTCAAGGAACTATGTGCCCTTTTTAAGTGTCACTGCTAGGGTTCAAGGGCTCAATAACGCCATACTTTATGTACCAACAGACAATTAAGCTTCATTGTTTCAtgtttgttttcccattttggACCATGTGGCACCACTCTACGgaaattttttcttatttgcaaAAATTGCTACTTGTATGCTGGAAGGAATAAGAAAGATGCACACAATAGTCTGGAATGGGAAACACTCATGAAGCTAAAAGGTgatatttaaaaaagaaactgtTGTCATTAACCATCATTTTGTGTTACATAAGTAACTAAGTCACTAACCCTTGAGTGAAAGTAAATCCATCAAAATCAGGGTTCTCTTGAAGAGTTTTGTACATCTTGCGAAAGTCAc contains:
- the LOC136903898 gene encoding uncharacterized protein, with the protein product MSSTRTQQVSLSDQYVLLLQETIKESRVLRDQMSQKDQDTDAKLERLLNKVEELSEKIDKDSSPSCTKGKRKRGSSIQVSKQCRSDFRKMYKTLQENPDFDGFTFTQGMTNPVNKAVFVRVVEAIHHDYGGKEQCPWTSAQLKVSCDVYYKSLSNANQRKRKNTEDAHRTTCRRTGRMGAKLEHRINALEKTTWCSETKEEVRQVLTMEYTSSDESSYECDSDREEAELAAYKVKHLSWERSKLTDAKKILDEIYLRSLSARVRRSLVPRIPHSEDSERVVPQNLVGWAVRRPASTARRALITSATVMSSSSESCKPLASSTPRVERQNRM